In one window of Helianthus annuus cultivar XRQ/B chromosome 17, HanXRQr2.0-SUNRISE, whole genome shotgun sequence DNA:
- the LOC110920624 gene encoding zinc finger protein CONSTANS-LIKE 16 codes for MVSSHKNLANVIGGKTARACDNCIRKRARWYCAADDAFLCQSCDGSVHSANPLARRHERVRLKVASLKLSSLDKPAPLPWPQGFTKKPRTPRGGNRHASRQTPKSEESSMSFNFNPLHLVPEIGSDEMTTVTSEEQLLYQVPVFDPFETELCLSGNSNSNETAIPVKQTEVTTDPVDVDHHHHENKVMVDLNSLNGLILPSDVELAEFAADVESLLGKGLDEESFAMEGLGLLDCREKESMERVKVEEEDDHMQCDILESEIEMMREPFQLSFDYDSPLWDEKVVVEGGDCMHMGVVKVDEEEDDHVNNVHIVQKDDDENKKNKRILKLDNYEGIIAAWDEQRSPWTTGDRPELDWPECLDGIMHHHHPYGDMGMMTGNPAMLDGGREARVSRYREKRRTRLFSKKIRYEVRKLNAEKRPRMKGRFVKRASSSGFPLLSK; via the exons ATGGTCTCATCCCACAAAAATTTGGCCAACGTTATAGGAGGAAAAACGGCTAGAGCTTGTGATAATTGTATAAGAAAGCGTGCTCGGTGGTATTGTGCCGCCGATGACGCTTTCTTATGTCAATCATGTGATGGATCAGTTCATTCGGCCAACCCTTTGGCTCGCCGACATGAACGTGTCCGATTAAAAGTTGCTTCCTTAAAGCTTTCTTCTTTAGATAAACCTGCCCCGCTACCGTGGCCCCAGGGTTTCACTAAGAAACCCAGGACGCCACGGGGCGGGAACAGGCATGCGTCTCGACAGACGCCAAAATCCGAAGAAAGCAGCATGAGTTTCAACTTCAATCCTCTTCACTTAGTCCCGGAGATTGGAAGTGATGAGATGACCACTGTTACATCTGAAGAACAGCTTCTGTATCAAGTTCCGGTGTTTGATCCGTTTGAAACCGAACTTTGTCTATCTGGGAATTCGAATTCGAATGAGACCGCGATACCTGTGAAGCAAACCGAGGTGACAACTGATCCAGTAGAtgttgatcatcatcatcatgaaaATAAAGTGATGGTGGATTTGAATAGTTTAAACGGGTTAATACTTCCATCCGACGTGGAACTAGCTGAGTTCGCTGCTGACGTGGAGAGTTTACTGGGAAAAGGTCTAGATGAAGAATCATTTGCTATGGAGGGATTAGGGTTGCTTGATTGCAGAGAGAAAGAGAGTATGGAGAGAGTGAAAGTCGAAGAAGAAGATGATCATATGCAGTGTGACATATTAGAAAGTGAGATAGAGATGATGAGAGAGCCGTTTCAGTTAAGTTTTGATTATGATTCACCGTTATGGGATGAGAAAGTGGTGGTTGAAGGTGGTGATTGTATGCATATGGGTGTGGTGAAAgtggatgaagaagaagatgatcatGTTAATAATGTTCATATTGTACAAAAAGATGATGACGAAAATAAGAAGAATAAAAGAATATTGAAGTTAGATAACTATGAAGGAATCATTGCTGCTTGGGATGAGCAAAGATCACCGTGGACCACCGGTGACCGACCGGAGTTAGATTGGCCTGAATGCTTG GATGGGAtaatgcatcatcatcatccttatGGAGATATGGGGATGATGACAGGGAATCCGGCAATGTTAGATGGAGGGAGAGAGGCGAGGGTGTCGAGGTATCGAGAAAAGAGGCGAACGAGATTGTTTTCGAAGAAAATAAGGTACGAGGTTCGGAAATTAAACGCTGAGAAGAGGCCTAGAATGAAAGGAAGATTTGTGAAGAGGGCATCTTCTTCAGGGTTTCCTTTGCTTAGCAAATAA